One genomic region from Polyangium spumosum encodes:
- a CDS encoding nitrilase-related carbon-nitrogen hydrolase, which produces MTQKVELAACQVHVTPEDYASAEAFEAMLSRVGDKLEKARARAPSGAYEHPCLAVFPEMIGGFLPLAGRLDLVRGARTVDEALTKVALRSPFRMASAMLRGKTARASVGFLLAVAPEVRRIYREAFSRFAQRYQAWTVAGSALLPRNAHGNLAASYAPAEGRVYNTSYTFNPAGRHVNVTRKVNLVPTVEDTLGLSPGRRGELMPFSTPFGQVGTLICYDGFAVPHTPREPEFVPLIPHYDHLECSVIAHPAANFWPWETPWTFGGSDGRRLREQQWLDEGLFAQMDTTPLRAIRYGVTAQLLGRVFDAHFDGRSQLLTRDEGSTRILAEATRGDASPEAEEVLLRVVEV; this is translated from the coding sequence ATGACGCAAAAGGTCGAGCTCGCCGCCTGCCAGGTCCACGTCACGCCCGAGGATTACGCCTCCGCCGAGGCCTTCGAGGCCATGCTCTCCCGCGTCGGCGACAAACTCGAGAAGGCACGCGCGCGGGCTCCGAGCGGGGCGTACGAGCACCCTTGCCTCGCCGTCTTCCCCGAGATGATCGGCGGGTTCTTGCCGCTCGCCGGCCGCCTCGACCTCGTCCGCGGCGCCCGCACCGTCGACGAGGCCCTCACCAAGGTCGCCCTCCGCTCGCCCTTCCGCATGGCCTCCGCGATGCTCCGCGGCAAGACGGCCCGCGCGAGCGTCGGCTTTCTCCTCGCGGTCGCCCCCGAGGTCCGGCGTATCTATCGCGAGGCCTTCTCCCGGTTCGCGCAGCGTTACCAGGCCTGGACCGTGGCCGGCAGCGCGCTCTTGCCTCGCAATGCGCACGGCAACCTCGCGGCGTCTTACGCGCCGGCCGAGGGCCGCGTCTACAACACCTCGTACACCTTCAATCCCGCGGGCCGCCACGTCAATGTCACGCGCAAGGTGAACCTCGTCCCCACGGTCGAGGACACGCTCGGCCTCTCGCCGGGCCGGCGCGGCGAGCTCATGCCCTTCTCCACGCCCTTCGGCCAGGTCGGGACGCTCATCTGTTACGACGGCTTCGCCGTCCCGCACACCCCCCGCGAGCCCGAATTCGTCCCCCTGATCCCCCATTACGACCACCTCGAATGCAGCGTGATCGCCCACCCCGCCGCGAATTTCTGGCCCTGGGAGACGCCGTGGACCTTCGGCGGCTCCGACGGGCGCAGGCTCCGCGAGCAACAATGGCTCGACGAGGGGCTCTTCGCGCAGATGGACACCACGCCGCTCCGCGCCATCCGCTACGGCGTGACCGCGCAGCTCCTCGGCCGGGTCTTCGACGCCCACTTCGACGGCCGCTCGCAGCTCCTCACGCGGGACGAGGGCTCCACGCGGATCCTCGCGGAGGCCACGCGCGGCGACGCGTCCCCGGAGGCCGAGGAGGTGCTCCTCCGCGTGGTCGAGGTATAG
- a CDS encoding class I SAM-dependent methyltransferase: protein MKTRPPGPTGREAARRALLADVAAGRVVSDLAFDRLYPERIRKLSHRYWTPVHVARRAAELFAAHGARRVLDIGAGMGKFCVIAALTTELELTGVEHREGLVAAGREILATYGIPRVTLIHGTLDDVDFGAYDGFYLFNPFEEGTFEPSQWVDRTVPLSEERASADVAQVEEALARARRGTCVVTFHGFGGAIPPGFVHLPEETCGTAFLRLWIKA from the coding sequence GTGAAGACGCGCCCGCCTGGCCCGACCGGCCGCGAAGCCGCGCGAAGGGCCCTCCTCGCGGACGTCGCCGCCGGCCGCGTCGTCTCCGACCTCGCCTTCGATCGGCTCTACCCCGAGCGAATCCGCAAGCTCTCCCATCGTTACTGGACCCCGGTCCACGTGGCCCGCCGCGCCGCGGAGCTCTTCGCCGCGCACGGCGCCCGCCGCGTGCTCGACATCGGCGCGGGCATGGGGAAATTCTGCGTCATCGCCGCGCTCACCACGGAGCTCGAGCTCACCGGCGTCGAGCATCGCGAGGGCCTCGTCGCCGCCGGCCGCGAGATCCTCGCGACCTACGGCATTCCGCGCGTCACCTTGATCCACGGCACGCTCGACGACGTCGATTTCGGCGCGTACGACGGGTTTTACCTGTTCAACCCCTTCGAGGAGGGCACCTTCGAGCCCTCACAATGGGTCGATCGGACGGTCCCGCTCTCCGAGGAGCGCGCCTCCGCCGACGTCGCCCAAGTCGAAGAGGCGCTCGCGCGGGCCCGGCGCGGCACGTGTGTCGTGACCTTCCACGGGTTCGGCGGCGCGATCCCCCCGGGGTTCGTCCACCTGCCCGAGGAGACATGCGGGACGGCGTTCCTGCGGCTCTGGATCAAGGCCTAA
- the gloB gene encoding hydroxyacylglutathione hydrolase — translation MRVVPVPCLSDNYAYLVAEEGRREAVVVDPSEAEPVLVALAREGLELVAILNTHHHYDHVGGNEALQSRFGGLPVYGHTSDLAQGRIPAQTVGVEDGGSFEVAGMTFRALHVPGHTLGAVAYVVNDAVFTGDTMFVAGCGRLFEGTPEMMYASLCQKLGRLPGETRVYCGHEYTVSNLRFAAFAEPENEAVKRALLMAQDKRSRGEPTVPGTMAEEHRINPFLRVEAQDVRAKFGGTSGAETLGKVRAAKDGFR, via the coding sequence ATGCGTGTCGTCCCCGTTCCTTGTTTGAGCGACAACTATGCGTATCTCGTGGCCGAGGAAGGGCGGCGCGAGGCGGTCGTGGTGGATCCCTCCGAGGCGGAGCCTGTGCTCGTGGCGCTCGCGCGCGAGGGGCTCGAGCTCGTGGCCATCCTGAACACGCACCACCACTACGACCACGTGGGCGGCAACGAGGCGCTGCAGAGCCGCTTCGGAGGCCTGCCCGTGTACGGACACACGAGCGACCTGGCACAGGGGCGGATCCCCGCGCAGACGGTCGGGGTGGAGGACGGCGGGTCGTTCGAGGTCGCGGGGATGACGTTCCGGGCGCTGCACGTGCCCGGGCACACGCTGGGCGCGGTCGCGTACGTCGTGAACGACGCGGTTTTTACGGGCGATACGATGTTCGTGGCCGGCTGCGGTCGGCTCTTCGAGGGCACACCCGAGATGATGTATGCCTCTTTGTGCCAGAAGCTCGGGCGCCTGCCCGGCGAGACGCGGGTTTATTGCGGGCACGAGTACACCGTGAGCAACCTGCGGTTCGCCGCGTTCGCGGAGCCCGAGAACGAGGCCGTGAAGCGCGCGTTGTTGATGGCGCAGGACAAACGCAGCCGCGGCGAGCCCACGGTGCCCGGGACGATGGCCGAGGAGCACCGGATCAATCCATTTTTGCGCGTCGAGGCGCAGGACGTGCGCGCGAAGTTTGGCGGGACGAGCGGCGCGGAGACGCTCGGGAAGGTGCGGGCGGCGAAGGATGGGTTTCGTTAG